One window of the Eucalyptus grandis isolate ANBG69807.140 chromosome 6, ASM1654582v1, whole genome shotgun sequence genome contains the following:
- the LOC120294591 gene encoding uncharacterized protein LOC120294591 yields the protein MAKSKEDIKYGTAQAKLAVDETLRVAYKHGTPLEGGHIAESERVDLFSSAHNIPPSQPQPRPNPSAAPPPPSADDGSNAPDKTRATSTSTG from the coding sequence atggcgaagAGCAAGGAGGACATCAAATACGGAACGGCGCAGGCGAAGTTGGCCGTAGATGAGACCCTGCGAGTCGCGTACAAGCACGGGACTCCCCTGGAGGGAGGCCACATCGCTGAATCGGAGCGGGTCGACCTCTTCTCCTCCGCCCACAACATTCCTCCGTCCCAGCCACAGCCGCGACCCAACCCTAGCGCTGCTCCGCCTCCTCCGTCGGCCGATGATGGTTCGAACGCCCCTGACAAGACTCGTGCTACCTCGACAAGCACCGGCTGA